The following DNA comes from Streptomyces pristinaespiralis.
AACTGCCCGACGACATCCGCGAGATGGTCGCCGACCAGAAGCGGTGCGAGCAGGCCTTCGTGCTCTGGGACATGGTCCACGACCGCACCCACAGCCACGGCGACCTGCCCTTCGACCCGTTCATGATCAAGCAGCGCCAGCCGTTCTGGATGTACGGCCTGGAGGAGCTGCGCTGCGACCTCACCGCCTTCAAGGAGGCCGTGAAGCTGGAGGCCGAGGGCAACCCGCACGGCCGTGACGTGCAGTACGCGGTGCTCTTCGACCGCATGTTCCGCTTCCCGGTGACCGGCGACCGGGTGCGCAACTACGACGGCCTCGGCGGTCAGCTGCTCTTCGCCTACCTGCACAAGCATGACGTCGTCCGCTGGACGGACAACACCCTGAAGATCGACTGGGAGCGTGCCCCGCAGGTCACCAACCAGCTCTGCGGCGAGATCGAGAAGCTCTACCGCGAGGGCATCGACCGCCCCAAGCTGGTCCACTGGTTCGCCGCGTACGAACTGGTCTCCACCTACCTCGCCCCGCACCCCGGGTCGCGCTGGGCCAAGGGGCCCGACGCCCTCGACCTGACCCTGCCGCCTCGTAAGCTCGTGGATGACGTGCTTCCGGACGAGTTTCCGCTGAGCATGTTCTATGAGGCGCTCTCCAAGAAGCTGAAGAACGTGATCGCCTCGACCAAGGGGATCACCGCCGCTTCCGCTCCGGGGGCTGCCGCGTGAGCTCTCGAACCGAGGAGGCGACCAGCATGGACACCAACGGCAGTGGCGCCCTGGAAGGTGCGGTGATCGCGGTGGCCGGCGCGGCCGGTCCCGCGGGCCGGGCCACCCTGCTCCGGCTCGCAGAGGCGGGCGCCGTCGTCGTCGCCTCCGACGCCGACCCCCAGCGGCTCGCCGAGGCCGTGGACGCGGCCAGGTACGCCCACGGCGGGGCGACCGTCACCGGTGACACCGTCGACCTGCTCGACCTGGGCGCGGCCCGCGAGTGGGCCGACAAGACGGAGAAGGAGTTCGGCCGGATCGACGGCCTGGTCCACCTGGTGGGCGGCTGGCGCGGTGGCGCCTCGTTCACCGAGACCAACCCCGCCGACTGGGAGCTGCTGGAGAAGCTGCTGATCCGCACCGTCCAGCACACCTCGCTCGCCTTCCACGACGGTCTGCTGCGCAGCGACAAGGGCCGCTACCTGCTGATCAGCGCCGCCGGGGCCAGCAAACCCACGGCGGGCAACGCGGCGTACGCGGCGTCCAAGGCAGCCGCGGAGGCGTGGACGCTGGCCCTCGCCGATTCGTTCCGCAAGGCGGGGGGCGAGCAGGGCCCGAAGGCCGCTGCTGCCATCCTGGTCGTCAAGGCACTGGTGCACGACGCCATGCGCGCCGAGCGTCCCAATGCGAAGTTCGCGGGCTTCACCGACGTGACGGAGCTGGCCGACGCCATCGCCGGACTGTGGGACCGCCCCGCTCAGGAAGTGAATGGACAGCGTCTGTGGCTGACCCCGGAACCGTAAAGACCGACGCGCGGCGCCACCACGATCCCTCCGTGCGCGGTTTCGCCAGCGACAACTACGCGGGCGCCCACCCGGAGATCCTCGCCGCGCTCGCCCTCGCCAACGGCGGCCACCAGGTCGCCTACGGCGAGGACGAGTACACCGACCATCTCCAGCGTGTCGTGCACAGCCACTTCGGTGCGACGGCCGAGGCCTTCCCGGTCTTCAACGGCACCGGCGCCAATGTGACCGCCCTCCAGGCGCTCACCGACCGTTGGGGCGCCGTGATCTGCGCCGAGTCGGCGCACATCAACGTCGACGAGGGCGGCGCGCCGGAGCGCATGGGCGGGCTGAAGCTGCTGACCGTGCCGACGCCGGACGGAAAGCTCACGCCGGAGCTCATCGACCGGCAGGCGTGGGGGTGGGAGGACGAGCACCGGGCCATGCCGCAGGTGGTGTCGATCACCCAGAACACCGAGCTGGGCACCGTCTACACCGTGGACGAGATCCGCGCGATCGTCGCCCACGCCCACGGTCACGGCATGAAGGTCCATCTCGACGGAGCCCGGATAGCCAACGCCGCTGCTTCGCTGAACGTGCCCATGCGGGCCTTCACCAACGCCGTCGGTGTCGACGTCCTGTCCTTCGGCGGCACCAAGAACGGCATGCTCTTCGGTGAGGCGGTCGTGGTCCTGAACCCGGACGCGGTCAGCCACATGAAGCATCTGCGCAAGCTGTCCATGCAGCTCGCCTCCAAGATGCGCTTCGTCTCCGTGCAGTTGGAGGCACTGCTCGCCAAGGACCTGTGGCTGCGCAACGCCCGGCACTCCAACGCCATGGCCCAGCGGCTCGCGGACGGTGTGCGCGCGGTGGACGGGGTGGAGATCCTCTACCCGGTGCAGGCGAACGCCGTCTTCGCGCGGCTGCCGCACGACGTCAGCGAGCGGCTGCAGAAGCGCTTCAGGTTCTACTTCTGGGACGAGGCGGCCGGTGACGTGCGCTGGATGTGCTCGTTCGACACCACGGAGGACGACGTAGACGCCTTCCTCCAGGCTTTGAAGGAAGAGATGGCGCGCCGGCCCTGAAGACAGGTCCGCAGACTGCATAGATATACGGCCGACCGATAAGTCATTGACTGTCGGTCGGTCGTCTTTCTATGCTCCCGGGGCATGGAGTTCATCCAGCAAGACCCCGAACTTTCGGCCTATTTGGCTGCTGACGACGCAATCGATCACGAGCACCCGGTCGTCCGGGAGGTTGCCGCCGATCTCGCCCGTGGTGCGGCGGATTCATACGTATACGCCCGGGCTGCTTATGAGTACGTCCGTGATGCCGTGCCGCACTCGCACGACACGGGCGACCCCCGGGTCACCTGGCGCGCCTCCGACGTGCTGCGGCAGCG
Coding sequences within:
- a CDS encoding DUF6421 family protein, translating into MTEILVQDVAAGGISQAGPVAGHPSWTLLKNAVEEIRPWQSKDGSIDFDADDAPSRKEAEAAVERVIGAVEDLAPLLPHDAAYHRALVADLRKWADEGFVVPDFLDSLLAFQPAASREDGLRHLVVFPMYTQNGNPDRNLEAVVLKMVWPEWLAELERTRYDNPLFCGITFEDFTAGYDTNSAVLFPETIAVREAPERFTWGGIFCDREAARFRAVTDEAVRVLGLELPDDIREMVADQKRCEQAFVLWDMVHDRTHSHGDLPFDPFMIKQRQPFWMYGLEELRCDLTAFKEAVKLEAEGNPHGRDVQYAVLFDRMFRFPVTGDRVRNYDGLGGQLLFAYLHKHDVVRWTDNTLKIDWERAPQVTNQLCGEIEKLYREGIDRPKLVHWFAAYELVSTYLAPHPGSRWAKGPDALDLTLPPRKLVDDVLPDEFPLSMFYEALSKKLKNVIASTKGITAASAPGAAA
- a CDS encoding SDR family NAD(P)-dependent oxidoreductase, translating into MDTNGSGALEGAVIAVAGAAGPAGRATLLRLAEAGAVVVASDADPQRLAEAVDAARYAHGGATVTGDTVDLLDLGAAREWADKTEKEFGRIDGLVHLVGGWRGGASFTETNPADWELLEKLLIRTVQHTSLAFHDGLLRSDKGRYLLISAAGASKPTAGNAAYAASKAAAEAWTLALADSFRKAGGEQGPKAAAAILVVKALVHDAMRAERPNAKFAGFTDVTELADAIAGLWDRPAQEVNGQRLWLTPEP
- a CDS encoding threonine aldolase family protein, which translates into the protein MADPGTVKTDARRHHDPSVRGFASDNYAGAHPEILAALALANGGHQVAYGEDEYTDHLQRVVHSHFGATAEAFPVFNGTGANVTALQALTDRWGAVICAESAHINVDEGGAPERMGGLKLLTVPTPDGKLTPELIDRQAWGWEDEHRAMPQVVSITQNTELGTVYTVDEIRAIVAHAHGHGMKVHLDGARIANAAASLNVPMRAFTNAVGVDVLSFGGTKNGMLFGEAVVVLNPDAVSHMKHLRKLSMQLASKMRFVSVQLEALLAKDLWLRNARHSNAMAQRLADGVRAVDGVEILYPVQANAVFARLPHDVSERLQKRFRFYFWDEAAGDVRWMCSFDTTEDDVDAFLQALKEEMARRP